A region from the Lolium perenne isolate Kyuss_39 chromosome 4, Kyuss_2.0, whole genome shotgun sequence genome encodes:
- the LOC127294060 gene encoding disease resistance protein RGA5, giving the protein MATELSSSMVAMDAPMSSSLGAMGPLLRKLDSLLAPEYYRLPHLLKVGIELLKVDLQDISADLVEQSMADFPNKMAKYWMDEVRQLSYEIEDCVDNMMARHNGAGTKVRSVHGHRVRRVKIAPLPKTMKPCTRISKIARFRTLVREASQRHERYQLDGCIPSSSYAFTHQPWISTPCHGLAPNYLVGIDDSKMKLIQLLTNEAEHELKVVPIVGPAGVGKTTLAKELYRDLGRHYECRAFVRVSRKPDMIKLFLGLLSQVQRRQRHSDVCTVQDLIDILREHLQDKRYIIVIDDLWETSTWDIFNGAFPESNNCSRIVATVENVDIALECCGNQLDNILKMRPLGIQDSGKLLFNRVSCSEQRLDVFMMAFYWVIEICGGLPLSLITVASVLSRQPCNSELLYQVQKYLCSIWNVNPSLEDMQKEILNLTYISLPHHLKTCLLYLSVYPEGYTIWKVDLVKQWIAEGFISATEGKDAYEVADSYFHELFNMGMIQPMQINHKDKVLSCTPTLVAHHTVLDLITQKSKEQNFVTTVTYSQTITATKAYRLSLHFTKFKLAKEPAGALSNVRSVAFFGLLKCMPSIGKFKLLRVVNLEFRGNHDEHISFNLSRISQLLQLKYFKISSDNTVELPGQMQGLQFLETLEINARISAVPLDIVHLPSLLHLRLRDEKILPDGIGCITSLRTLEYFDLSSNSEDSVRSLGELTNLQVLHLVCSSASSDEHLMRNLVALAYSLGKLGNLKYLALTPGTLSTAVLVDGSGIVVFPPAFLQRLELLPPICIFSRLPVWIGHLRKLCNLKVVVRELLTKDIDMLTGLPALTILSLYVRKPTAEVIVFNRAAFQVLECFKFRCGVLCLAFQEEALPNLQILKIGFNAHRGEHFDHMLTGVEHLLSLKVIDARIGASAGAQDSDKRAAESALKNSISKHLMSPSFNLQMVDYVDEEIPELTDPPASSSQAFMPDSEVSTSGLISPRKRKEDTEYCQYPGCVKTARGVSAHCISHGAAEGFPMVLQTDEQIGADAGAGDSDRQAAGSVFKDTISKDPRSLSFNMELDDCADKEIPEIGSALSLMSSSDLCRTLGGAKMCTVSGCSKSAHGGTDFCVAHGGDPRCSHEGCSRAARGRWSDLCVRHGRGHHRCQFGECTGSAEGSSIYCKAHAGGKKCAVSGCTDSSATRGRTDYCVAHGGDKGCKFVNCTRIAAGRTDYCATHGDLNSRCKFASCMRSADCGTDFCAEHAKPKRCTWGVLAVITGLGHHQCDRLAESRIGGLCAAHRAEIKDHPVFRAFDPVLGHQFASDVRPDEIVDAAEPKGDQETKTTKTFIEDEAC; this is encoded by the exons ATGGCGACAGAGTTGAGCTCTTCCATGGTCGCTATGGATGCTCCGATGAGTTCCTCCCTGGGTGCCATGGGCCCTCTTCTCCGGAAGCTCGACTCACTACTGGCTCCCGAGTACTACCGTCTACCACATCTACTGAAGGTCGGAATCGAGCTCCTCAAGGTAGATTTGCAAGATATAAGCGCCGATCTCGTGGAGCAGTCAATGGCTGATTTCCCCAACAAGATGGCGAAATACTGGATGGATGAGGTGCGTCAACTTTCCTATGAAATCGAGGATTGTGTCGACAATATGATGGCGAGGCATAACGGCGCCGGTACCAAGGTCAGATCTGTCCACGGCCACAGAGTTCGTCGTGTAAAGATTGCTCCTCTTCCGAAGACGATGAAGCCTTGCACAAGGATTTCCAAGATCGCCCGATTTAGGACCCTGGTGCGCGAGGCGAGTCAAAGGCATGAAAGGTATCAACTCGATGGTTGTATCCCTAGTTCTAGCTATGCCTTCACTCATCAACCTTGGATTTCAACGCCCTGCCATGGATTGGCTCCCAACTACCTCGTTGGTATCGACGACTCCAAGATGAAGCTTATCCAATTGCTCACCAACGAAGCGGAGCACGAGCTCAAAGTGGTTCCAATTGTAGGACCTGCAGGGGTTGGCAAGACCACACTTGCTAAAGAACTATACCGTGATCTTGGAAGACACTATGAGTGCCGGGCTTTTGTGAGGGTGTCAAGGAAACCTGACATGATCAAGCTTTTTCTGGGCTTGCTCTCTCAAGTCCAGAGGCGCCAACGACATTCTGATGTCTGCACGGTGCAAGACCTCATTGACATTCTCAGGGAGCATCTCCAAGATAAGAG GTATATTATTGTCATTGATGATTTATGGGAAACATCAACATGGGATATTTTTAATGGTGCTTTTCCAGAGAGCAATAACTGCAGCAGAATAGTTGCAACAGTAGAAAATGTGGACATAGCTTTGGAATGCTGTGGCAATCAATTGGATAATATATTAAAAATGAGACCTCTTGGCATCCAGGACTCTGGAAAATTGTTATTCAATAGAGTTTCCTGTTCTGAACAACGTCTCGATGTATTTATGATGGCCTTCTATTGGGTTATTGAAATTTGTGGTGGTTTGCCACTATCACTCATCACTGTAGCCAGTGTGTTATCACGACAACCATGCAACTCAGAACTGTTGTACCAAGTACAGAAATATTTATGCTCCATTTGGAATGTAAATCCTAGTTTGGAAGATATGCAGAAAGAAATACTAAACCTTACTTACATTAGTCTTCCTCATCACCTGAAGACCTGTCTTCTGTATCTTAGCGTTTACCCTGAGGGATACACAATTTGGAAGGTTGATTTGGTGAAGCAATGGATAGCTGAAGGTTTTATTAGTGCAACAGAAGGAAAAGACGCATATGAAGTCGCAGATAGCTATTTTCATGAGCTTTTCAACATGGGGATGATCCAACCTATGCAAATTAACCACAAGGATAAGGTATTATCTTGCACA CCTACTCTCGTGGCACACCACACTGTGCTTGATCTTATTACTCAGAAGTCCAAAGAACAGAATTTTGTCACTACAGTTACTTACTCTCAGACCATTACAGCTACCAAGGCCTATCGACTGTCGTTACACTTCACCAAATTCAAACTCGCAAAGGAACCAGCAGGTGCATTGTCAAATGTTCGATCAGTCGCATTCTTTGGACTTCTTAAGTGCATGCCATCTATTGGGAAATTTAAGCTTCTCCGAGTTGTAAACCTTGAATTTCGGGGCAATCACGACGAGCACATAAGTTTCAACCTCTCTAGAATTTCCCAATTGCTTCAGCTGAAATATTTTAAGATCTCAAGTGATAATACTGTAGAATTACCAGGTCAGATGCAAGGGCTACAGTTCCTGGAAACGCTTGAGATAAATGCAAGGATATCCGCTGTACCATTGGATATTGTTCATCTCCCAAGCTTGTTGCATCTACGTCTTCGAGATGAGAAAATTCTACCTGATGGGATAGGATGCATCACATCTCTACGCACACTAGAGTATTTTGACCTGAGCAGTAACTCTGAAGACAGTGTACGGAGCCTTGGCGAGCTGACGAACCTCCAGGTTCTGCATCTTGTGTGTTCTTCAGCATCATCTGATGAACATCTGATGAGAAACCTGGTAGCTCTGGCCTATTCTCTTGGGAAACTTGGTAATCTGAAATATCTGGCACTGACTCCTGGGACCTTAAGCACAGCCGTATTGGTGGATGGCTCGGGCATTGTCGTCTTTCCTCCTGCCTTTCTTCAGAGACTTGAGTTGTTGCCGCCCATTTGCATCTTCTCCAGACTTCCGGTGTGGATTGGGCATCTCCGCAAACTCTGTAATTTGAAAGTTGTTGTTAGAGAATTACTGACGAAGGACATTGACATGCTCACCGGATTGCCTGCTCTCACTATTCTCTCGTTATATGTCCGGAAACCCACTGCAGAAGTTATTGTATTTAACCGTGCGGCATTCCAAGTTCTGGAGTGTTTCAAATTCCGGTGTGGTGTACTATGCCTTGCCTTTCAGGAAGAAGCATTACCTAATCTTCAGATACTGAAGATAGGATTCAATGCCCACCGAGGAGAGCACTTTGACCATATGCTTACTGGAGTTGAACACCTGTTAAGCCTGAAAGTGATCGATGCACGAATTGGGGCAAGTGCCGGTGCACAGGACTCAGACAAGAGGGCTGCAGAATCTGCACTAAAAAACTCCATTAGCAAGCATTTAATGTCTCCTAGCTTCAATCTACAAATGGTCGATTATGTTGATGAAGA GATTCCCGAACTTACGGATCCACCAGCAAGCTCCTCACAGGCCTTCATGCCAGATAGTGAAGTTAGTACATCCGGATTAATCAGCCCAAGAAAGCGTAAAGAGGATACTGAATACTGTCAGTACCCAGGATGTGTAAAAACAGCAAGAGGGGTTTCTGCGCATTGTATATCCCATGGTGCTGCAGAGGGGTTTCCCATGGTGTTGCAGACTGATGAACAAATTGGGGCAGACGCTGGTGCAGGGGATTCAGACAGACAGGCTGCAGGATCTGTGTTCAAGGACACCATTAGCAAGGATCCAAGGTCTCTTAGCTTCAACATGGAATTGGATGATTGTGCTGACAAAGA GATTCCCGAAATAGGCTCCGCACTTAGCCTGATGTCAAGTAGTGATCTTTGTCGTACACTTGGTGGTGCAAAGATGTGTACTGTCTCTGGTTGCAGCAAGAGTGCTCATGGTGGGACTGATTTTTGCGTTGCTCATGGTGGTGATCCCCGCTGCAGTCATGAAGGTTGTTCACGTGCGGCCCGTGGAAGGTGGTCTGACCTATGCGTCAGGCATGGACGTGGACATCATCGTTGTCAGTTTGGGGAATGCACAGGTAGTGCAGAGGGAAGCTCGATATACTGCAAGGCACATGCTGGTGGGAAGAAGTGTGCTGTTTCCGGTTGCACCGACAGTAGTGCTACTAGAGGGCGGACAGACTACTGCGTTGCCCATGGAGGCGACAAGGGTTGCAAGTTTGTGAACTGCACAAGGATTGCTGCAGGGCGGACAGACTACTGTGCTACCCATGGAGACCTCAATAGTAGATGCAAGTTTGCGAGCTGCATGAGGAGTGCGGATTGCGGCACTGATTTCTGCGCGGAACATGCTAAACCTAAGCGCTGCACATGGGGCGTGCTGGCGGTCATTACTGGTCTCGGGCATCATCAGTGCGACAGATTAGCCGAGAGCAGGATAGGAGGTCTCTGTGCAGCTCACAGGGCTGAAATCAAGGACCACCCTGTTTTTAGGGCATTTGACCCTGTTTTAGGGCATCAGTTTGCATCAGATGTCAGACCCGACGAGATTGTAGACGCTGCCGAACCCAAGGGAGATCAAGAAACCAAGACGACGAAGACGTTCATCGAGGACGAAGCTTGTTGA